Genomic segment of Syntrophales bacterium:
CAGTGTCATAATCCTTGGCCCATTGATCATATCTTTCAGCGAGTTCTTTATTATCGGATGAAGAATAAATCCACTTCACTCTTTCCAACGTATCCTTTTCGATATCCATTCCTATCTCCTTTTAACAGTTAATTCCGGCGTTTTTATGTTCTAACCACCGACGATACACGGTACATTGAATTGTTCGAATTTTTGCTTTACCAATTTCACCTGTTCCGGTAACGGAGTGGCAAAGGATCTACCTGGATACTGTTTGTCCAGCGTCTGGTATTTCCCTGCTCCCAGCCGATGATAGGGCAGAAGCTCAACTGCTATGTCTGTACCCAGGGATTTAATAAATTGGGCTGTCTCTGTTATGTTGGACATCGTGTCATTTATACCTGCAATCAATGGTATGCGGCAAAGCAGCTCTACCCCGCTTGTCGCTACAATCTTAGCGTTCTTTAAGATAAGCTCGTTCGGCTGGCCGGTGAGCCGGCGATGAATCACCGGATCCATGTGTTTGATATCAAACAGGACATAGTCTGTAACACACAATACCTCTTTCAGCTTTTCTGAAGGGGCATAGCCGCTCGTATCAAGGCAGGTATGTATATCGGCTTCACGGCATTTCTCAAATAAGGCGGCAACGAAGTCGGCCTGACGAAGCGGTTCACCCCCGGAAACGGTTACCCCTCCCCCGCTACTTTCGAAAAATGATTCATCTCGGCAAATCTCTTTGAAGATGTCGTCTATGGCCGCTTGCCTCCCATATATGGTAAGCGCCCCCGGGTAACAGACGTTTACGCATTCACCACAGGCTGTACAGCCATCCCGGTCTATTTTAATAACGTTATCGGTGTTGCAGCTTATGACCTTTCCCGGGCAGGCTTCAATGCATTTCCCGCAGCGATTGCAGAGCTTTCTGATTATCCCCAGTTCCAACTTGGGACTGATGGATTCAGCATTGGCGCACCAAAGACAATACAGGGAGCACCCTTTCATAAAAACGGTGGTTCTTATGCCCGGGCCATCGTGCACTGAGAATTTTTGAATATTGAAAATTATCCCGGATTTACCCTCTTGCATGATAATCACCTTTCGAATTGCTGCTTTCTCCGGTCGCCAGCAAGCTGGCATTTATCTAAAATGTCTGTTCCGTCCGGGCAATTATCTCGTCCTGAACTTCAGGTGCCAGAAGGACAAAGTAAGCACTGTACCCGGCCACTCGTACGATCAGGTCTTTGTATTGTTCAGGATGATCCTTCGCCTTGCTCAATGTCTCGGCATCCAATATGTTGTATTGAATATGCATGCCACCGTTGCCCATGAACGTCTCTGTGAAATCAACCAGCTTTTCAGCAAACCCACTGTTCTTAAATAGTGCGAGGGGAAATTTTTGATTGAGGACCGCTGTTCGGGCATCGCTAAAATCCGCTTTGAGTGCCGAATTACAGACCGCAGTCGGTCCATTTGTATCCGCCCCCTGTGTTGGAGACAAAGAGGCATCAGCCAATGGCTCTCCTGCCTTTCGACCGTTGGCCAGCGCCCCCACCCCCTTGCCGCCATAATAATGCCAGGTTAATCCCTGCCGGAGTATGGTATATTTTGAGCCAAAGGGGGTCTTTTCCGATTCGAGCAGTCTGGGAATTATTTTGCCCAGATCACGAACCATGTTGTCAGCTTCATCAATGTCATTGCCATACTTTGGAGCCGTGAGACACATGTTCCGTATTTCTTCACCCCGCTCACCTTCAAAGTTGGCGTCCAGTGCCTCGAGGAGTTTTCCCATTGTTAATTTCTTGTCATCATACACCAGCTTCTTGATGGCTGTGAGTGCGTCGGCAGCCGAAACATACCCGCGGTCTATAACATCCCACACAGGATGGTCTGCGGGGTCGGCAAATTGACCGCCCATCATGATGTCATAGCCATTATCGATACAACCGGTGGCGAAAGTCGAGTGAAGGGGAACACGCCATGTTCTTAGCTCTGTCCGGTGGGCGATATGGTTACGGTGTATGAAGCGTTTCAATGTAAACGCCACCTGCTTTTCAAGGGCTGCAAACAACTCTTCAAAGGTCTTGAAATTTCGGGGGTCGCCGGTTTCAAGGCCAATCTTTTTCCCGCTCATCGGGGCCACGCCATTATGAAGGGTTTGATCGAGAAGCAGCGCCAGGTTTATGTAAGATATTGCTTTACAGTGGTATCCCTGATTCTTAGGGTGGGCGTATGAGCATCCTAAATAAGCGTGGTCTCTGGCATCTTCAACAGGAACGCCCCTCTTCACAAAGTATTCCGTAGTGGTGTCGCCATTGAGAAACTGGGGATGACCGGCGCCCGTTCTCCGGTTGGTCTCGATGGCCTTCATCATTGCCCAGCGGGATATGCCCTTATGCCAGATAAAAGAGAAGTGAGGCTCCGCATACTTCAGCAGTCCTACCATGTGGAGGAACAGGTAGGTCAGTTCATTGCTGGCATCTTTGCCGTCTCTAGTCAGGCCGGCCAGTGTGATATTAGAAATTTTGTTTGTCTGTACCGCCTCACGCATTAATACCTGTGCACACTGTTCTCTCCGGCCAATAAGAGTAATCAGCCCTCCAACAAGGTCGGCAGCTTTTTCTATGGTTATGCTGCCATCTTCAATGTCTCTTTTAAAATAGGGATACAAACACTGGTCAAGCCTGCCACAGAAGTCTCCGATGCGCCCGTTTTCAATGACCTTGGCGAGTTCGATAAAGGATAATGTCTGAACCGCTTCGTGCAGATTACGCGGTGGGTTTTCCGGGACGTTGGAACACGCTGTGGCAATCTCTTCCAGCTCTGCTCTCCTTGCCGGATCGCTCTCCTTGCCGGCGAGACTACGAGCATTTTCCGCATATCGCCCGGCGAATTTTATCAGTCCCTCTGAAATAATGAGTACCGATTGCCAGAACCATACCTGTTCAGGGTCTTCCACACCTAACTGCGCAGCATGATCCAGTTTTTCCTGGACTTCTGCCATAATCCCCCGCAGGCCCATGGCGAAGACCTTATCGTAGTACGTGATACCATAACCCGGGGGAGCATAATGATAAGGTGCTTGCCCCCTGGATTCAGTAACGTCATCATGCCAGCTTCCCCAAAGCGTTCTGCAGACCTGCTCTTCAATATCTCGATTGGTCTTGCCTTGGAAGTAGATACTATTTTCTATCAGCGCCTGCTTATCCGTTTCATCCAGTTTGCCGATGACATTCAGGCCACCCATGGTAATCTCCCCGTTTTTCGACGTTGCCAATAGATCAAGGATTAAGCCTGAATCATAATTAATCATGGCGTAAGAACCGCGAAAAAACCGGGTGAGACTGCCCACCACCAGTTCATTTTCGAATATGGGTACGGGTATGTTTTCGAGCACATTTTTTACTGCTCTGCCAATCCGCAATTGAATGGGTTGCCCCTCTGTTTGCCGCCATGACTGTGCATAATATGTACCCCGTTCGCTGGCAAGTCTGGGGGTGGTATTTAGATATTTTCCCTTTAATTCCTTTAGGCGCTCGTTTAGCGGCAGACTATCGATCGCTTTCAATAATTCATGATTGACCCTACAGTCTGAGGTTGTTTCGGTTGTCATCGTCTACACCACCTTTCCTTTCCGGAACCAAAATAAACCCGACGGATACGCTCAAGGTGTTGTCTTTTGCGTTCTACTAGATCGTTCAATGCCGGACGCAGAAAAAAGTCGGTAACCTGTTCTTCCCAGAACCTTCTGACGTTGTCATATTTGCCCGAAAGGCCCGAGGACTTATCATATTCTCCCGTCCCTGCTGCATGTGAATATGCCTTTTTTTCCGCCATGTCTTGTCCTTCCTCTCAATAAATCCGGTGGCAGTTTTAAGAAGCGAGAGCCTTCAAAACATCGATACTCTGGAATGCATCCTTGCAATAGGCATCTGCACCTATCTGATCTGAGAATTCCTGGGATGTGGGTGCACCACCGATAAGCACCTTCACCTTACTTCTGATTCCTTCCTCCGTGAGCTTTTCGATAACCTCTCCCATCACACGCATGGTGGTGGTAAGAAGTGCCGAAAGTCCCAGGTAAGGTGCCTGATGTTTTTTTACCTCCTCCACGATCTGCTCGGTGGGGACATTCGTACCCAGGTCGATGACCTCGTACCCTGCGCCTTTGAGCATGATAGCAACAATGTTTTTCCCAATGTCATGGAGGTCTCCGGCAACAGTTGCTATAATAAATTTACCCTTACCTTCAACGCCGGCTCCCGCGAGATGATCGCTCAGGAGGTCCATAGCGGTACCAACGCACTCGGCCGATGCAAGCATATCGGGTATCAGATAATCTTCCCCCTCAAATTTTTTCCCTACTACCTCCATGGCCTCTGTAAGGCCCTTTAGTACAATGATCTTTGGATCTAATTCTTGCTCAATAGCTTCTTTCACAAGTTCGGTAACTGCGGGCTTACCCTCTAAGCCCTCATCGAAGCCCTCATCTTCAGCCTCAAGCCGGCCCTGTATTACATTGAATGCGATCTTTTCTAAGAGTTCATTTTTCCCCATCTTTACTGTCTCCTTTATAGAGTTCTGAGTTCGGCGTTCAAAGTTCAGAGTTAAAAGACCCTGAACCCTCTTTAGATATTACGAAACGGTCTGCCTCAGTCCGGGCAGCAGCCCGGGAATCTCGTTGAATATCTGCTCCACAGTGGTCTGATCCAGATACGGTGGGGCCTCCTTCTCTAACTGTTTCATATATTCAAGAGCATTTTCTAAAACGTTATCTTTCCATTCCTTTGTCTCAAATCTGTAAGGGCTCGAAACCTCACCTGCGTGCATTGCCTTTCGGGAATGGCGTGCATACAACCGATGAGGGGACCCCATGACCTTTCTGATGGTCTTGAGCATATCATCTACCACAGAAGGCTCCACTCTGGCCGCTCTCAGACAGTGCTTTATTTTACCAATCTGCTCGTTGTCAAGTACCGCCTGAACGGGGCAGAAGCTGTTTGTCCTATCTAACAGGCCGAAGGCATAGTGAATATACTGAGCACCACTCATTGCCATGTGGAGATGTGTGAAGAGCTTCTCAAAGGTGGCCTGCATGCCGGGGACTTTGGCATCTCCAACCCCCGCCGTAGAATAACAGGGGACTTCATAAAATCGGGCCATCTGGACGCAGTCTATATTGTACTGGTTAAATTCCGGACATCCATACATGTCGTGCAGATCATCCAGCCGGGCCCGCACAGGAACACTTCCATAGAGCACTGGAGAACCTTCTCTTATCAATTGTGTGAGTGTAATGCCTGCCAGGATTTCCGCGTTAATCTGAG
This window contains:
- a CDS encoding glycyl-radical enzyme activating protein gives rise to the protein MQEGKSGIIFNIQKFSVHDGPGIRTTVFMKGCSLYCLWCANAESISPKLELGIIRKLCNRCGKCIEACPGKVISCNTDNVIKIDRDGCTACGECVNVCYPGALTIYGRQAAIDDIFKEICRDESFFESSGGGVTVSGGEPLRQADFVAALFEKCREADIHTCLDTSGYAPSEKLKEVLCVTDYVLFDIKHMDPVIHRRLTGQPNELILKNAKIVATSGVELLCRIPLIAGINDTMSNITETAQFIKSLGTDIAVELLPYHRLGAGKYQTLDKQYPGRSFATPLPEQVKLVKQKFEQFNVPCIVGG
- a CDS encoding pyruvate formate lyase family protein produces the protein MTTETTSDCRVNHELLKAIDSLPLNERLKELKGKYLNTTPRLASERGTYYAQSWRQTEGQPIQLRIGRAVKNVLENIPVPIFENELVVGSLTRFFRGSYAMINYDSGLILDLLATSKNGEITMGGLNVIGKLDETDKQALIENSIYFQGKTNRDIEEQVCRTLWGSWHDDVTESRGQAPYHYAPPGYGITYYDKVFAMGLRGIMAEVQEKLDHAAQLGVEDPEQVWFWQSVLIISEGLIKFAGRYAENARSLAGKESDPARRAELEEIATACSNVPENPPRNLHEAVQTLSFIELAKVIENGRIGDFCGRLDQCLYPYFKRDIEDGSITIEKAADLVGGLITLIGRREQCAQVLMREAVQTNKISNITLAGLTRDGKDASNELTYLFLHMVGLLKYAEPHFSFIWHKGISRWAMMKAIETNRRTGAGHPQFLNGDTTTEYFVKRGVPVEDARDHAYLGCSYAHPKNQGYHCKAISYINLALLLDQTLHNGVAPMSGKKIGLETGDPRNFKTFEELFAALEKQVAFTLKRFIHRNHIAHRTELRTWRVPLHSTFATGCIDNGYDIMMGGQFADPADHPVWDVIDRGYVSAADALTAIKKLVYDDKKLTMGKLLEALDANFEGERGEEIRNMCLTAPKYGNDIDEADNMVRDLGKIIPRLLESEKTPFGSKYTILRQGLTWHYYGGKGVGALANGRKAGEPLADASLSPTQGADTNGPTAVCNSALKADFSDARTAVLNQKFPLALFKNSGFAEKLVDFTETFMGNGGMHIQYNILDAETLSKAKDHPEQYKDLIVRVAGYSAYFVLLAPEVQDEIIARTEQTF
- a CDS encoding corrinoid protein, which produces MGKNELLEKIAFNVIQGRLEAEDEGFDEGLEGKPAVTELVKEAIEQELDPKIIVLKGLTEAMEVVGKKFEGEDYLIPDMLASAECVGTAMDLLSDHLAGAGVEGKGKFIIATVAGDLHDIGKNIVAIMLKGAGYEVIDLGTNVPTEQIVEEVKKHQAPYLGLSALLTTTMRVMGEVIEKLTEEGIRSKVKVLIGGAPTSQEFSDQIGADAYCKDAFQSIDVLKALAS